A part of Palaemon carinicauda isolate YSFRI2023 chromosome 8, ASM3689809v2, whole genome shotgun sequence genomic DNA contains:
- the LOC137645564 gene encoding cylicin-2-like gives MRGGVDKAEGVDKAEDEGVDKAEDEGVHKAEDVDKADVDKTEEDIDKAEEKGVDKAEGGGVDKADKVEGVDKADEVSGHVRDVLVLSWLERVGNAKGVDKADKGTVDKAKGVDKAVEGRVNKGEEEGVDKPEEEGVDKARVVDKAEGVDKSEEGVDKKKNELIKKKKEELKKQKEEELIKQKKKELIKQKTEELIKQKKKELIKQTKKELIKQNWIRVLLLESTLGSTTLSISLPRLEPRYEFQLEFSNGFQLEFMYEFQLQSRYEFQLKPRYEFQLEFSNGFQLEFMYEFQLKSRYEFQLKPR, from the exons ATGA GAGGAGGAGTTGATAAAGCAGAAGGAGTTGATAAAGCAGAAGACGAAGGAGTTGATAAAGCAGAAGACGAAGGAGTTCATAAAGCAGAAGATGTTGATAAAGCAGATGTTGATAAAACAGAAGAAGATATTGATAAAGCAGAAGAAAAAGGAGTTGATAAAGCAGAAGGAGGAGGAGTTGATAAAGCTGATAAAGTAGAAGGAGTTGATAAAGCAGATGAAGTAAGTGGCCATGTCCGTGACGTTTTAG tcttgtctTGGCTAGAAAGAGTTGGTAATGCAAAAGGAGTTGATAAAGCAGATAAAGGAACAGTTGATAAAGCAAAAGGAGTTGATAAAGCAGTAGAAGGAAGAGTTaataaaggagaagaagaaggagttgATAAACCAGAAGAAGAAGGAGTCGATAAAGCACGAGTAGTTGATAAAGCAGAAGGAGTTGACAAATCAGAAGAaggagttgataaaaaaaaaaatgagttgataaagaagaaaaaggaggagttGAAAAAGCAGAAGGAGGAGGAGTTGATAAAGCAGAAAAAGAAGGAGTTGATAAAGCAGAAGACGGAGGAGTTGataaagcagaagaagaaggagtTGATAAAGCAGACGAAGAAGGAGTTGATAAAGCAgaattggattagagttctcttgcttgagagcacactcggttccactactttatctatttctcttcctcgt TTGGAGCCCAGATACGAATTCCAGTTGGAATTCAGCAACGGATTCCAGTTAGAGTTCATGTACGAATTCCAGTTACAGTCCAGGTACGAATTCCAGTTAAAGCCCAGATACGAATTCCAGTTGGAATTCAGCAACGGATTCCAGTTAGAGTTCATGTACGAATTCCAGTTAAAGTCCAGGTACGAATTCCAGTTAAAGCCCAGGTAA